In Paenibacillus sp. J23TS9, a single genomic region encodes these proteins:
- a CDS encoding nitronate monooxygenase family protein produces MQWNTRITELLQIKYPIIQGGLAYLAYADLAAAVSNAGGLGQITAMSLPNADALHQEIQRTRTLSDKPFGVNFAIGMHGVSFEDRVQVAIDEQVSAVTITGGNPAAILGMLQSTDIKTLVLVSSSRQAQKAEQLGASAVIVVGQEGGGHLGRDDVGTIVLVPQVVDAVSIPVIASGGIGDGRGWMAAQALGAEGIEMGTRFIATQECVHASASYKKALIESSEFDTAVIKRSIHSPARVLRSEYIDKVLEIERESPTYEALKNYISGEANKRWIYDDIKEEGFGWAGQVTGMIHDIPTVSELMDRMVKEAGSIRKKWGSL; encoded by the coding sequence ATGCAATGGAATACGAGGATCACTGAATTATTGCAAATTAAGTATCCTATCATTCAAGGAGGGCTTGCCTATTTGGCTTATGCAGACCTCGCTGCCGCAGTTTCGAATGCCGGAGGATTAGGACAAATCACTGCCATGAGTCTCCCGAACGCAGATGCTCTCCACCAAGAAATTCAGCGTACACGTACACTTTCAGACAAGCCATTTGGTGTCAACTTTGCTATTGGTATGCATGGTGTATCTTTCGAGGATCGAGTGCAGGTCGCGATTGATGAGCAAGTATCCGCTGTGACGATTACGGGCGGTAATCCTGCGGCGATTTTAGGGATGCTGCAGTCCACGGATATCAAAACACTGGTGCTCGTTTCCTCAAGCAGACAGGCACAAAAGGCGGAACAATTAGGTGCATCTGCTGTGATTGTTGTGGGGCAGGAAGGTGGCGGACACTTAGGGCGTGACGATGTTGGCACTATAGTTCTTGTTCCGCAGGTGGTTGATGCCGTTTCAATTCCCGTCATTGCCTCAGGGGGGATCGGAGATGGCCGCGGTTGGATGGCTGCCCAAGCACTTGGTGCAGAAGGTATCGAAATGGGGACGCGCTTTATTGCCACTCAGGAATGTGTTCATGCCTCTGCTTCCTATAAAAAGGCTTTAATCGAGAGTTCGGAGTTTGATACAGCTGTAATTAAACGTTCGATCCATTCTCCTGCCAGGGTTCTGCGAAGTGAATACATCGATAAAGTACTTGAAATCGAGCGCGAGTCACCAACTTATGAGGCGTTAAAGAATTATATTAGCGGAGAAGCCAACAAACGCTGGATTTACGACGACATCAAGGAAGAAGGCTTTGGTTGGGCAGGTCAAGTAACCGGTATGATTCATGATATCCCTACGGTTTCCGAGCTGATGGACAGAATGGTTAAAGAAGCAGGGAGTATTCGTAAAAAGTGGGGGTCTCTATAA
- a CDS encoding energy-coupling factor transporter transmembrane protein EcfT, producing MANTILIGQYIETHSIFHRLDPRTKLISITTMMLSFLMLETGLSYLVASLFVIGLLMISKIPVRVIWRGIKPILFILMFTFLYHVIFTKGTVIWSWSFIELTVEGLQNGTRFVWRIVLLVLLASVLTLTTKPLTLAYGLEKLLSPLSKLNVPVEQFSLMIVIAIRFIPTIVQELDRILLAQKARGFDMTTLPLPKRMLSYIPILVPLLFTTIQRAEQLTYAIDTRAYGNGKGRTSYKQLKFQKMDYQVGGIVMLFALTLLLLRYR from the coding sequence ATGGCTAATACCATACTCATAGGTCAATATATCGAGACGCATTCCATATTTCACCGGCTGGACCCGAGGACGAAGCTTATAAGCATCACCACAATGATGCTGAGCTTCCTGATGCTTGAAACGGGTCTTAGCTACTTGGTTGCAAGCCTCTTCGTGATAGGCTTGTTAATGATATCGAAGATTCCGGTCCGCGTGATTTGGAGAGGGATAAAGCCCATTTTATTCATCTTGATGTTTACCTTTCTATATCATGTTATCTTCACAAAAGGAACCGTAATTTGGTCATGGTCATTCATTGAGCTAACTGTGGAAGGGTTACAAAATGGGACGCGTTTCGTCTGGCGCATTGTTTTACTCGTCTTATTAGCATCTGTACTAACGTTAACCACAAAACCGCTAACATTAGCCTATGGTCTTGAAAAGTTGCTATCACCGCTATCCAAGCTTAACGTTCCCGTGGAGCAGTTTTCTTTAATGATTGTCATTGCGATTCGGTTTATCCCGACCATTGTGCAGGAACTGGACCGCATTCTTCTGGCGCAAAAGGCTAGAGGGTTTGACATGACGACATTACCGCTACCCAAACGGATGTTATCCTATATTCCGATTTTAGTTCCGCTGCTCTTCACGACCATTCAACGTGCCGAACAGCTGACCTACGCTATTGATACACGTGCTTATGGCAATGGTAAAGGAAGAACCAGCTATAAGCAGCTGAAATTTCAGAAAATGGATTATCAAGTAGGCGGGATCGTCATGTTATTTGCCTTGACCCTACTGTTATTAAGGTATAGATGA
- a CDS encoding MaoC family dehydratase N-terminal domain-containing protein — protein MKRIQHQIYITAEWISQYADSIEAPLQSIHGNLIAPATMPVIFWQAFDIPWLNMKAPLIHGSQRFSYEAPITAGMILDCELALTNVERKAGKQGILTFFTHTLVCRCDGELIVTADTVLIRVGDDHEKTHNL, from the coding sequence ATGAAGAGAATTCAGCATCAAATTTATATCACAGCGGAGTGGATTTCCCAGTATGCAGACAGTATTGAGGCTCCTTTGCAGTCGATACATGGCAATCTCATCGCACCTGCGACAATGCCCGTTATTTTCTGGCAAGCATTTGATATTCCTTGGCTGAACATGAAAGCCCCCCTGATTCACGGATCGCAGCGTTTTTCGTATGAGGCACCGATTACGGCAGGCATGATCTTGGACTGTGAATTAGCATTAACGAATGTAGAGCGAAAAGCGGGTAAACAAGGCATTCTGACATTTTTTACACATACGCTTGTTTGTAGATGTGATGGCGAACTTATTGTCACAGCGGATACGGTATTGATTCGGGTAGGTGATGATCACGAAAAAACACATAACCTATGA
- a CDS encoding APC family permease, with translation MAALKRLLIGRPLKSTQLGEQKLNKKKALAILSSDALSSVAYGPEQILLVLITVSTAAFWYSIPIGIGVLVLLTALILSYRQIIFAYPHGGGAYVVSKQNLGVYSGLVAGGSLLVDYILTVAVSVSAGTDALTSAFPALHEHTVAIAVIFVILITILNLRGVTESASILAYPVYLFAFALFILIGVGMYNIMTGHVSPELHAPIGTPVAGISLFLLLKAFASGSSALTGVEAISNAIPNFKDPGPKNAAKTLMAMGILLALLFSGIVFLAYYLGISPNAHETVVSQIAKQTFGRHFMYFFIQGTTALILILAANTGYSAFPLLAVNLAKDKFIPRMFTVRGDRLGYSNGIIILGLLSIVLIIAFHGQTEHLIPLYAVGVFIPFTLSQTGMMVKWIREKPAGWVPKLIINTIGALISFTVSIMFFMTKFSQVWPVLIFLPLIVYLFHRIKKHYEAVGEQLRLATCEQAVPIEGNVVILPVSGITHVVEHSLNYAKSLSADQIIAVYIPFEREEETRFEEKWNQWRPDVRLVTLHSPYRSIIHPLSKFIDTVHRKASESHYQVTVIIPQFIPKKSWQNLLHNQTSFMIRAYLLYRKDVIVTTVPYHLKK, from the coding sequence ATGGCAGCATTAAAAAGACTTCTAATCGGGCGGCCTCTGAAATCGACCCAACTGGGAGAACAAAAACTTAATAAAAAAAAGGCGTTGGCAATACTTTCCTCTGACGCCTTATCATCCGTTGCTTATGGACCGGAACAAATCCTGTTGGTTTTGATCACGGTAAGCACGGCAGCATTCTGGTATTCGATACCCATTGGGATCGGAGTATTGGTTTTATTAACGGCTCTGATTCTTTCATACCGTCAAATCATCTTTGCTTATCCGCATGGCGGGGGAGCCTATGTCGTATCCAAGCAGAACCTGGGGGTTTATTCTGGGCTGGTTGCGGGTGGCTCTTTGTTGGTCGATTATATTTTGACAGTTGCCGTCAGCGTGTCGGCGGGCACAGACGCATTAACTTCGGCTTTCCCTGCCCTGCATGAGCATACGGTGGCTATTGCCGTAATTTTTGTCATTCTGATTACGATATTGAATTTAAGGGGTGTAACCGAGTCTGCATCTATCTTGGCCTACCCGGTATATTTATTCGCATTTGCATTATTCATCCTGATTGGGGTAGGTATGTACAACATTATGACGGGACATGTGTCTCCCGAATTACATGCTCCGATTGGGACGCCGGTTGCCGGCATCAGCTTGTTTTTACTCTTAAAAGCATTCGCATCAGGCAGCTCGGCTCTTACAGGGGTTGAAGCGATATCGAATGCTATACCCAACTTTAAAGATCCTGGACCCAAAAATGCGGCCAAAACGTTAATGGCCATGGGAATCCTGCTTGCCCTGTTGTTCTCGGGTATCGTTTTCCTTGCTTATTATTTAGGTATCTCGCCTAATGCTCATGAAACGGTAGTATCTCAAATTGCCAAGCAGACCTTCGGCCGGCATTTTATGTACTTCTTTATTCAGGGAACGACCGCCTTAATTCTGATCCTTGCAGCCAATACGGGATATTCAGCTTTCCCCCTGCTTGCGGTCAATCTTGCCAAGGATAAGTTTATTCCAAGAATGTTCACTGTCCGGGGAGATCGTCTCGGGTATTCGAATGGCATTATCATCCTGGGATTATTATCGATCGTCCTGATTATTGCGTTCCACGGACAAACCGAGCATCTGATTCCATTATATGCGGTGGGTGTATTCATTCCATTTACCCTTTCACAGACGGGCATGATGGTCAAATGGATTCGCGAAAAACCGGCAGGCTGGGTCCCTAAACTGATTATTAATACGATAGGAGCGCTTATCAGCTTTACGGTTTCCATCATGTTCTTTATGACCAAATTTTCGCAGGTTTGGCCTGTACTGATATTCTTGCCGCTGATCGTTTATCTTTTTCACCGCATTAAGAAGCATTATGAAGCAGTTGGTGAACAATTACGACTTGCCACTTGTGAGCAAGCTGTCCCGATTGAAGGTAATGTCGTCATTCTGCCCGTGTCCGGCATCACACACGTTGTCGAGCATTCCTTGAATTATGCGAAGTCACTGTCAGCCGATCAGATCATCGCCGTTTACATTCCTTTTGAAAGAGAAGAAGAGACACGGTTCGAGGAAAAATGGAACCAGTGGAGACCCGATGTACGTCTTGTGACTTTGCATTCTCCTTACCGGAGCATCATTCATCCTCTAAGCAAATTTATCGATACGGTGCACCGGAAAGCCAGTGAATCCCATTATCAAGTGACGGTGATTATTCCACAGTTTATTCCTAAGAAAAGCTGGCAAAATCTGCTGCATAACCAGACAAGTTTTATGATTCGCGCCTATTTGCTTTATCGCAAGGACGTCATCGTAACGACTGTTCCGTATCACCTGAAAAAATAA
- a CDS encoding GNAT family N-acetyltransferase, giving the protein MREIREGSQELVLVEDGQDVAEIHFKPLDDRIIVIDHTYVSEQLRGQKIGDQLVKAVVDIARKEGKQIVPACSFALAQFKRHKEYKDVWAQVEG; this is encoded by the coding sequence ATGAGAGAAATTCGTGAGGGCAGTCAGGAACTCGTCCTCGTGGAGGATGGACAAGACGTTGCGGAGATTCACTTCAAGCCGCTCGATGACCGGATCATTGTTATTGACCATACGTATGTATCGGAACAGCTGCGAGGCCAGAAGATAGGCGATCAGCTGGTGAAGGCGGTCGTAGATATCGCCCGCAAGGAAGGCAAGCAAATCGTTCCCGCGTGCTCGTTTGCTTTGGCTCAATTTAAAAGGCATAAGGAATATAAGGATGTCTGGGCGCAGGTGGAAGGGTAG
- a CDS encoding SDR family NAD(P)-dependent oxidoreductase, whose protein sequence is MKKVAIITGATRGIGRSIAANLGRSAYQVVVNGTNRVLIDQVVQEIHDAGGEAAGYCADIANPALVTAMVDAVIADYGRIDVLIHNAGNVHDQKCLRMTDEEWHSVLDVHLNGAFYTIQRVLPHMQNNGGDIILMTSTAGLTGSVGQVNYSAAKAGMLGVVWTLAAELKHHQIRVNAISPAALTDMTRPVIDHLKEKYAIRHEPFPEFWRVGEADDIARFVAALLAQPDPELTGEIFGVNGSKVTKWQKPEPVFTENSIEAFFTTWYRQKGST, encoded by the coding sequence ATGAAAAAAGTAGCGATCATCACAGGAGCGACAAGAGGAATTGGGCGCAGTATCGCCGCTAATCTTGGACGATCCGCTTATCAAGTCGTAGTTAATGGGACGAATCGAGTGTTAATCGACCAAGTCGTGCAGGAGATTCATGATGCAGGTGGGGAGGCGGCCGGTTACTGTGCTGATATTGCAAATCCGGCCTTAGTCACTGCGATGGTGGATGCCGTCATAGCTGATTATGGACGCATCGATGTACTGATACATAACGCTGGAAATGTTCATGATCAAAAATGTCTTCGTATGACGGATGAAGAGTGGCATTCTGTACTCGATGTTCATTTGAATGGCGCATTTTATACGATTCAGCGCGTGCTGCCCCATATGCAAAATAATGGCGGAGACATCATTCTGATGACTTCGACTGCCGGATTAACAGGTTCGGTTGGACAAGTGAATTACAGTGCAGCAAAGGCGGGTATGCTCGGCGTCGTGTGGACGCTCGCTGCCGAACTGAAGCATCATCAGATTCGGGTGAATGCCATTTCCCCTGCTGCCTTAACGGATATGACAAGGCCTGTAATCGATCATTTGAAGGAAAAGTATGCTATTCGTCATGAGCCATTTCCGGAGTTCTGGCGGGTAGGGGAAGCAGATGATATCGCCCGCTTCGTGGCCGCCTTATTGGCACAGCCGGATCCAGAGCTAACAGGTGAAATATTTGGCGTGAACGGCTCCAAGGTGACCAAGTGGCAAAAGCCGGAGCCTGTCTTTACCGAGAATAGCATTGAGGCATTCTTCACAACGTGGTACCGACAGAAGGGAAGTACATGA
- the aroC gene encoding chorismate synthase, translating to MAGSTFGERLKMTTFGESHGEAVGVIVEGVTPGVELDEAYIQIQMDRRRPGQSSVTTPRKEYDKIRILSGLFEGRTTGTPLCIMLNNTDMRPSAYDDIQNMYRPGHADLTYEKKYGIRDFRGSGRASGRETTARVAAGAVARKLLDRRGVSILAYTTEIGGIKCENFDADVIERNAVRACDTAAASRMIEKIEQLTEEGDSCGGIVECRIRGVAPGLGEPVFDKLDAELARAMLSVGAIKGIEFGAGFQAAAMRGSEHNDQMDTDGFLTNHAGGIIGGISTGADIVFRVVVKPTSSISLPQRTIDVNGNEREIKTIGRHDPCICPRVVPVIEAMACMVIEDHYKRQAALLNE from the coding sequence ATGGCGGGAAGTACGTTCGGAGAGCGGTTAAAAATGACCACGTTCGGGGAATCACACGGAGAGGCTGTAGGCGTAATTGTGGAGGGTGTCACGCCGGGCGTTGAGCTGGACGAGGCATACATCCAGATTCAGATGGATAGAAGAAGGCCGGGACAATCCTCAGTCACGACTCCCCGGAAGGAATACGATAAGATACGCATCCTATCTGGCCTATTCGAGGGGCGTACAACGGGGACGCCACTGTGCATCATGCTTAACAATACAGATATGCGCCCGTCAGCATACGACGACATCCAAAACATGTACCGGCCCGGGCATGCGGATCTCACATATGAGAAAAAGTATGGAATTCGCGATTTTCGCGGCAGCGGCAGGGCTTCAGGAAGGGAGACGACTGCTCGGGTGGCTGCGGGAGCGGTGGCGCGTAAGCTTTTGGACCGGCGGGGTGTTTCGATTCTGGCCTATACGACTGAGATCGGCGGTATAAAATGCGAGAATTTCGACGCCGATGTCATTGAACGCAATGCGGTGCGGGCGTGCGATACGGCAGCCGCAAGTCGCATGATCGAGAAGATCGAACAGCTGACTGAAGAGGGTGACAGCTGCGGAGGTATCGTCGAATGCCGAATCCGCGGCGTCGCTCCGGGGCTAGGGGAGCCCGTGTTCGACAAATTGGACGCAGAGCTGGCAAGGGCTATGTTGTCCGTGGGCGCGATTAAGGGTATTGAATTCGGGGCGGGCTTTCAAGCAGCCGCAATGCGGGGAAGCGAACACAATGATCAGATGGACACAGATGGATTCCTGACAAACCATGCCGGGGGGATCATCGGAGGAATCAGCACAGGAGCTGATATTGTGTTCCGTGTCGTCGTCAAGCCGACTTCATCTATTTCCTTACCACAACGGACTATTGACGTGAACGGCAATGAGAGGGAGATTAAGACGATCGGCAGGCATGATCCGTGCATTTGCCCCCGCGTCGTGCCCGTGATCGAAGCCATGGCCTGCATGGTGATCGAGGATCATTACAAGCGCCAAGCAGCTTTGCTGAATGAATAA
- a CDS encoding amino acid permease, whose product MTRHKLGFWILTALVVGNMVGSGIFMLPRSLSEAASPAGVILAWGATGLGVLTLALVFGSLAVRKPELSGGPQIYAKELFRKGSHGSLLAGFMSTWGYWVGNIAGFVAVITTFASYLSTFFPVLTSSKEWLTIGNFTLKAGNALTFLVCSLLLWGTYAICQKGMNGAGRLNFIATATKVIGFALFIVIALFSFEQSNIGPFLAPRTNDSGETLSLLSQVNSAAIATLWAFIGVESAMVFAARARRKQDIRRATIAGLLISIVLYVGISILTMGLLTQDQLMASQNPLVDGISTVLGPIGGKLLAGLGLISLLGSTIGWVLLSSEVPFQASKLGVFLPSFSKENSKGMPKVSLWISSILGQILLLSTISGSISAAFDFIIYIATLAYLVPYLIASLYHLKLIWTGETYTFQKERVTEGIIAALAAIYSLWVIVAGTADLKTFLLGLALIVSGILFYPLLLKYRKVHKKSI is encoded by the coding sequence ATGACCAGACATAAATTAGGCTTCTGGATCCTGACCGCCCTCGTGGTCGGCAACATGGTCGGTTCCGGAATTTTCATGCTGCCTCGATCTCTGTCGGAAGCGGCAAGTCCTGCCGGGGTCATTCTGGCGTGGGGCGCTACAGGACTCGGTGTACTCACCCTGGCGCTTGTCTTCGGCAGCTTGGCTGTCCGCAAGCCTGAGCTTAGCGGCGGCCCGCAAATCTATGCGAAGGAGCTGTTTCGTAAAGGTTCCCATGGCTCCCTCTTGGCTGGCTTTATGTCAACCTGGGGATACTGGGTAGGCAATATCGCCGGTTTTGTGGCGGTTATCACGACGTTCGCAAGCTATCTTTCCACCTTCTTCCCGGTGCTTACCAGTAGCAAGGAATGGCTGACCATCGGGAATTTCACGTTAAAAGCTGGCAATGCCCTGACGTTTCTCGTCTGCTCGCTACTGCTATGGGGAACATACGCCATCTGTCAAAAAGGCATGAACGGTGCGGGAAGGTTAAATTTTATTGCTACGGCCACCAAGGTCATCGGATTTGCACTCTTCATCGTGATTGCCCTGTTTTCGTTTGAGCAGAGCAATATTGGGCCATTCCTGGCTCCACGAACTAACGACAGCGGGGAGACGCTCAGTCTGCTTTCCCAGGTTAACTCGGCCGCGATTGCAACGCTTTGGGCTTTCATCGGAGTGGAATCCGCCATGGTCTTTGCAGCACGCGCCCGGCGCAAGCAGGATATCCGCCGCGCGACCATCGCCGGGCTGTTGATCTCGATCGTACTGTATGTAGGCATTAGCATATTGACAATGGGCCTGCTGACACAAGACCAACTAATGGCTTCACAGAACCCGCTGGTGGACGGCATCTCTACCGTGTTGGGACCCATTGGCGGCAAGCTGCTAGCTGGCCTCGGCCTGATTAGTCTGCTGGGCTCCACCATCGGCTGGGTGCTGTTAAGCAGCGAAGTGCCGTTCCAAGCGTCCAAGTTAGGCGTATTCCTGCCGTCCTTTTCCAAGGAGAATAGTAAAGGTATGCCAAAGGTATCACTCTGGATCTCCAGCATCCTCGGACAGATTTTGCTGCTATCCACGATCTCGGGTTCCATCTCGGCGGCGTTTGATTTTATCATCTATATCGCTACGCTAGCTTATCTGGTCCCTTACCTGATCGCATCGCTCTACCACCTCAAGCTGATCTGGACTGGCGAAACCTACACATTCCAGAAGGAGCGGGTCACCGAAGGGATCATAGCGGCTTTGGCTGCCATTTACTCGCTATGGGTGATTGTAGCAGGTACCGCGGATCTCAAGACGTTCCTGCTTGGACTTGCGCTGATTGTCAGCGGCATCCTGTTTTATCCGCTTCTGCTGAAGTACCGGAAAGTCCATAAGAAATCAATCTAA
- a CDS encoding ATP-binding cassette domain-containing protein gives MVYQLNDVSVHYTNQAAIQHVNCTIQKGKFISVIGQTGAGKSTFVQVLKGLIPAIDGDYLVHRQPVNRDAKGQIKVVPEIGFVFQYPEHQLFETTVQKELAFGPKQRGFSSQQITESIKTILPQVGLSEEILPFPPFQLSGGQKRRVAIASVLMMDPELLIADEPTAGLDPASRVDMLQLLKNWQLQENRTLICVSHQLEDVAEYSDEVIVFHAGQLRGHYDTNTLFLEQSQLLQDIGLPLPEPIQLLKMIEELSGRNIEVASCREEDIFKAIMPIWKRRGI, from the coding sequence ATGGTCTATCAACTAAACGATGTGAGCGTGCATTATACCAATCAAGCGGCTATACAACATGTAAATTGCACAATCCAAAAGGGGAAGTTTATTTCCGTTATCGGTCAAACGGGTGCAGGAAAGTCTACGTTTGTTCAAGTGCTGAAGGGGCTGATTCCCGCCATTGATGGAGACTATTTGGTTCATAGGCAGCCAGTTAATAGAGATGCTAAAGGGCAGATCAAGGTCGTCCCGGAAATCGGATTCGTATTTCAATATCCAGAGCATCAGCTATTTGAGACGACGGTTCAAAAGGAGCTTGCCTTTGGGCCGAAACAACGAGGGTTTTCAAGTCAGCAGATTACAGAGTCTATTAAAACGATTTTACCGCAAGTAGGTCTGTCGGAGGAAATTCTTCCGTTTCCTCCCTTCCAATTAAGTGGAGGTCAGAAGCGACGAGTAGCCATCGCCTCTGTGTTGATGATGGACCCGGAGCTGCTTATCGCGGACGAACCGACAGCAGGTCTTGATCCGGCCAGCCGAGTCGATATGCTGCAGTTACTCAAGAATTGGCAACTACAAGAGAATCGCACGCTTATCTGCGTCTCACACCAACTGGAAGATGTCGCCGAATACTCGGATGAGGTTATCGTATTTCATGCCGGTCAACTTAGGGGTCATTATGACACTAACACTTTATTTCTGGAACAGTCCCAGCTGCTGCAGGACATCGGGTTACCGCTGCCAGAACCCATACAACTGCTAAAGATGATAGAAGAATTATCCGGCCGGAACATTGAGGTGGCAAGCTGTAGAGAAGAAGATATTTTCAAAGCCATTATGCCAATCTGGAAAAGAAGGGGCATCTGA
- a CDS encoding MaoC family dehydratase, translating into MITKKHITYEAIRQYAAASKDTADIHLDAEAAAGAGFKRPIVHGMYIMGLGQSLYLSEHPTQWISTYDMKFQKPLLVDSVAIFEFVDSDGHILMTVTAESGEVIASGTLSVKERQR; encoded by the coding sequence ATGATCACGAAAAAACACATAACCTATGAAGCCATTCGGCAATATGCCGCAGCTTCTAAAGATACGGCAGACATTCATTTGGATGCTGAAGCCGCAGCAGGGGCGGGATTCAAACGGCCCATCGTGCATGGTATGTATATCATGGGACTGGGACAATCGCTTTATTTGAGCGAGCATCCAACGCAATGGATCTCAACGTATGATATGAAATTTCAAAAGCCGCTTTTAGTAGATTCGGTAGCGATTTTTGAATTTGTGGACAGTGATGGCCATATCCTGATGACCGTTACAGCAGAGTCTGGTGAAGTGATTGCATCGGGAACATTGTCAGTGAAAGAGAGGCAGCGATGA
- a CDS encoding energy-coupling factor transporter ATPase: MLTFNQVHFYYKKGQPVLENISFTIEPGEFVAIVGANGCGKSTIAKLMDGLLLPKEGRVELNNLDTSKPSDLTRIHEQIGLVFQNPEDQFITTTVMDEILFGLGNIRVPREEMLERLQHALQAVQMEDYLEALPHELSGGQKQRVAIAAIVAMRPQIIIFDEATSMLDPQGREQVISIMRELHRKGMTIIHITHHMEEVLSAERMLLIHQGRLEFDGDPLAFFETMPAADYQLHLPFAVRLHQQLHEKSPLTADWKEMIRSQWSIN, from the coding sequence ATGCTTACATTCAATCAAGTTCATTTCTATTATAAAAAGGGACAGCCCGTCTTAGAAAATATAAGCTTTACGATCGAACCAGGTGAGTTCGTCGCGATCGTTGGCGCCAATGGTTGCGGGAAATCTACAATTGCCAAGCTAATGGATGGACTGCTGCTTCCGAAGGAAGGTCGTGTGGAACTTAACAACTTAGACACGTCAAAGCCTTCTGACCTTACCCGGATTCATGAGCAAATCGGTCTGGTCTTTCAAAATCCAGAGGATCAATTCATTACCACAACCGTTATGGATGAGATACTGTTTGGCTTGGGAAATATTCGCGTGCCAAGAGAGGAAATGCTTGAGCGTCTTCAGCATGCATTGCAAGCTGTTCAAATGGAGGATTACTTAGAAGCCTTGCCACACGAGTTATCCGGCGGTCAAAAGCAGCGCGTAGCCATTGCGGCTATTGTGGCCATGCGCCCTCAAATCATTATTTTCGATGAGGCGACTTCGATGCTTGATCCACAGGGGAGAGAACAGGTAATTTCCATTATGCGTGAGCTGCATAGGAAAGGCATGACCATCATTCACATCACACATCACATGGAGGAAGTGCTATCTGCTGAGCGCATGTTACTCATACATCAAGGGAGACTCGAATTTGATGGCGACCCGCTGGCCTTTTTTGAAACCATGCCCGCTGCGGACTATCAATTACACTTACCATTTGCCGTGCGACTACATCAACAACTTCATGAAAAATCGCCACTTACAGCTGATTGGAAGGAGATGATTCGTTCACAATGGTCTATCAACTAA
- a CDS encoding LysR family transcriptional regulator: protein MIANTEWYRVFLHAAETSNLTKAAQNLHMTQPSVSYAIKQLEGAFGVVLFDRLSKGVRLTQEGQDLYKHVRQAFEELDAAERRMKKLKQFSEGRLRIGANGAIVKDFLLPSLDSFHADYPDIRIQLTQERTSSILERLKKGSLDLGFVHLPVSDEEIKVLDSHASPYCAVVGTAFADWTREPLRTEELTKLPLLMLSMGSSTRFFIEGWFRSQGVEVEADFELSSLDMLAEFAERGYGIAFLPRDFVASRIADGSLLELRTEIPLPDRHIGIAVHKYLTPSLAAGAFLGMLQN from the coding sequence ATGATCGCGAACACAGAATGGTATCGCGTTTTCCTGCATGCTGCTGAGACTTCCAATTTGACGAAAGCCGCGCAAAATCTCCATATGACGCAGCCTTCTGTGAGTTATGCAATCAAGCAGCTTGAAGGGGCTTTCGGTGTTGTGCTATTCGACCGATTATCCAAGGGGGTCCGCTTAACGCAAGAAGGACAGGATTTGTATAAGCATGTCCGGCAAGCGTTCGAGGAACTTGATGCTGCAGAGCGCCGCATGAAGAAACTGAAGCAGTTTAGCGAAGGACGGCTGAGAATTGGTGCAAACGGGGCGATCGTTAAGGATTTTCTTTTACCCTCGCTCGACTCGTTCCATGCCGATTATCCCGACATTCGCATTCAACTGACGCAGGAGCGGACCAGCAGCATTTTGGAACGTTTAAAAAAAGGCTCTCTGGACCTTGGCTTCGTCCATCTGCCGGTATCGGATGAAGAAATCAAGGTCCTCGACTCCCATGCCTCGCCTTATTGTGCGGTCGTTGGAACGGCTTTTGCGGATTGGACACGAGAGCCCTTACGGACTGAAGAGCTGACTAAGCTTCCTCTGTTAATGCTATCCATGGGCAGCTCGACACGATTTTTCATCGAAGGGTGGTTCCGATCGCAAGGGGTGGAAGTGGAAGCCGATTTCGAGTTGAGCAGCTTGGATATGCTCGCGGAATTTGCCGAGCGAGGTTATGGGATAGCCTTCTTGCCTCGGGACTTTGTCGCATCTCGTATTGCGGACGGATCGTTGCTGGAGCTTAGAACAGAAATCCCCCTACCGGATCGGCATATCGGTATTGCTGTCCACAAATATTTGACCCCATCGCTGGCTGCAGGGGCTTTTTTGGGGATGCTGCAGAACTGA